A genomic region of Leptolyngbya sp. NIES-2104 contains the following coding sequences:
- a CDS encoding TonB-dependent siderophore receptor: MKNSHLLRSLSGSIFLLIAPSLRAEDLTNSSTPSRDAIPRLSEVDRPATTVQDWLSQSPPLSQAPIQVTNVRLDRTDTGLQIVLQTTTPTALQAIQSVEGKTLTIEVANVTLQRPFQADTSTETVIVTQLEANRVQVQVIGKTAVPTATVIAQPDPISQPPDENEEEITVTGNQAPSYRVPNASTATGTDTPILETPFSVQAIPQEVLRDQQVTRIEDALSNISSVNFAGTNGGREASFNIRGFGNQLGGSVPTLRDGYRIYGSFQAIPEVSNLERIEVLKGPASILYGQIDPGGIINLVSKKPLATPFYEAELQLGSRGLVRPRLDISGPLSDDGKVLYRLNAVYLREESFRDFDTDINRFAIAPSLSWKLSDRTDLNLSLEYIRRDEPADFGVTQFGEGVAPIPRGRVINNPDDSIKTDYLSLGYDLEHRFNNDWRLRNGFRYISYDYNYSVVALPFIVEDALVTRFYADQDGQDRSYSLYTSVVGNFRTGSVRHTLTAGIDLNRSESRIYTLFDAENPSTIDIFNPDYDFVPKPNRSVIPLFSDETVTGNRLGIYLQDQVYLLDNLILVAGLRYDSVTRKTTNIATDLGLELEGADSEQSDRAVTPRVGLLYRPIPALSLFANYSQSFNPNTASSASDAILEPERGSGFEVGLKTELFNQRVLATLTYFNITKQNVAVTDPNFPLFSIAVGEQKSQGIEFDVAGEILPGWKIIGSYAYTDAKVSDDTDPDIIGNRLFGVPKHSASLWTTYEIRSGALRGFGFGAGINYVSDRFGDLANSYQVGDYLIGNLGIFYRRDRYRFAINVRNIGNAKYVRAATGNEGGIEFGEPLTVVGSVSVQF, encoded by the coding sequence GTGAAGAATTCTCATTTATTACGATCGCTATCAGGAAGTATTTTTCTGCTGATTGCTCCATCGCTGCGAGCCGAAGATCTGACAAACTCTTCAACGCCGAGCCGCGATGCAATACCTCGACTCAGTGAAGTCGATCGTCCTGCCACGACGGTTCAAGACTGGTTATCGCAATCCCCTCCTTTGTCCCAAGCGCCGATCCAAGTCACCAATGTCCGGCTCGATCGAACTGATACAGGGCTGCAAATTGTTCTTCAAACTACAACCCCAACAGCACTGCAAGCGATTCAGAGTGTCGAAGGTAAAACGTTAACGATCGAAGTCGCGAATGTCACACTTCAGCGCCCCTTTCAAGCAGATACTTCAACCGAAACGGTGATAGTGACACAGCTAGAAGCTAATCGCGTTCAGGTACAGGTTATCGGTAAAACGGCTGTTCCAACTGCCACAGTCATTGCTCAGCCCGATCCAATCTCACAGCCTCCTGACGAGAACGAAGAAGAAATTACAGTAACGGGAAATCAAGCTCCGAGCTACCGTGTCCCGAACGCTTCTACAGCAACCGGAACAGACACACCAATCTTAGAAACGCCTTTTTCGGTTCAAGCGATTCCCCAAGAAGTGCTTCGGGATCAGCAGGTGACTCGAATCGAAGATGCACTGAGCAACATTAGTAGCGTGAACTTTGCTGGCACAAATGGAGGACGGGAAGCAAGTTTTAATATTCGTGGCTTTGGGAATCAATTAGGTGGCTCTGTTCCAACTTTGAGAGATGGATATCGGATCTATGGTAGCTTTCAGGCGATTCCAGAAGTTTCCAATCTAGAGCGGATTGAAGTGTTGAAAGGTCCTGCTTCAATTTTGTATGGACAGATTGATCCAGGTGGAATCATTAACTTAGTGTCCAAGAAACCGTTAGCAACTCCATTTTATGAAGCGGAACTTCAGCTTGGAAGTCGTGGGTTGGTGCGTCCTCGGCTGGATATTTCGGGTCCGTTGAGCGATGACGGAAAAGTGCTTTATCGCTTGAATGCAGTCTATCTGCGCGAAGAGAGTTTTCGAGATTTTGACACGGACATCAATCGATTTGCGATCGCGCCTTCCTTAAGTTGGAAATTGAGCGATCGGACTGATCTCAATCTTTCGTTGGAGTACATTCGCAGAGATGAGCCTGCTGATTTTGGTGTCACTCAGTTTGGAGAGGGTGTGGCTCCAATCCCCAGAGGTCGAGTGATTAACAATCCAGACGACTCGATTAAGACTGATTATCTCAGTCTTGGTTATGACCTTGAACATCGATTCAACAATGATTGGAGACTGCGAAATGGTTTCCGATACATTTCCTATGACTACAACTATAGTGTTGTTGCTTTACCGTTCATTGTTGAAGATGCGCTCGTAACTCGGTTCTATGCGGATCAAGATGGACAAGATCGATCGTATTCTTTGTACACCAGCGTTGTCGGCAATTTTAGAACGGGGTCTGTCAGACACACGCTCACAGCAGGAATTGATCTCAATCGCAGTGAGTCTAGAATTTACACGCTATTTGATGCTGAGAATCCTTCAACGATCGATATTTTCAATCCAGACTACGATTTCGTTCCAAAACCAAATCGGTCTGTGATTCCGCTTTTTAGTGATGAAACCGTTACCGGAAATCGACTAGGCATTTATCTGCAAGACCAAGTTTATTTGCTAGATAACTTGATTTTAGTTGCTGGACTCCGCTATGACTCGGTGACTCGAAAGACAACCAACATCGCCACGGATTTAGGCTTAGAGCTTGAAGGTGCTGATTCAGAGCAAAGCGATCGTGCTGTCACTCCGCGAGTTGGGTTGCTTTATCGACCGATTCCAGCGCTCTCTTTGTTTGCAAATTATTCTCAATCGTTCAATCCGAATACAGCAAGCTCAGCAAGTGATGCAATCCTAGAGCCAGAGCGGGGAAGCGGGTTTGAAGTTGGCTTGAAAACTGAGCTATTCAATCAAAGAGTTTTAGCAACCCTAACTTATTTCAACATCACGAAGCAAAATGTTGCAGTGACTGATCCGAACTTTCCTTTATTCTCGATCGCAGTGGGTGAACAAAAGAGCCAAGGAATCGAATTCGATGTCGCTGGCGAAATTTTACCGGGTTGGAAAATCATCGGTTCTTATGCTTATACCGATGCTAAAGTCAGTGACGATACCGATCCTGATATCATTGGCAATCGGTTATTCGGCGTTCCAAAACATAGTGCAAGTTTGTGGACAACCTATGAAATTCGCTCCGGTGCTTTGAGAGGATTTGGATTTGGGGCAGGCATTAACTATGTCAGCGATCGCTTTGGAGATTTAGCAAATAGCTATCAAGTCGGTGACTATCTGATTGGTAATTTAGGCATCTTTTACCGCCGCGATCGCTATCGGTTTGCGATTAATGTGCGAAACATTGGTAACGCAAAATATGTTCGAGCCGCAACGGGCAACGAAGGTGGAATCGAATTTGGCGAACCGCTCACGGTGGTTGGGTCTGTGTCAGTGCAATTTTAA
- a CDS encoding GH1 family beta-glucosidase, with the protein MVSYQFPDDFEWGTATSAYQIEGAVNRDGRKPSVWDTFSAKRGSTLGGDTGAIACEHYDRYKDDIKLMAELGVKHYRFSISWCRIVPDGRGAVNEAGIDFYCRLVDCLLDHGITPWATLFHWDSPQALEDRYGSWRSREMAKDFADYVSVVVSRLGDRVTNWMTLNEITCFTHMGYDVLEKPKHAPGKRVGSRKEVWQTSHHALLAHGLACQAIRSNSVKSSIGLVDNFGVTVPINESPENIEAAKKAFQYHCQNGGIIYPALTGSYNPAFLEQLKNDIPEIQQGDLETIHQPLDFVGLNIYTGTYIRAADNWQGCEWIDFPSRYPGLNMPWLQLVPESLYWGIRHVSETLNRPDLKIYITENGCAAQDQLKSSGEVLDLDRILYLRQHLQGVHRAVSEGYPIKGYFVWSFLDNFEWAWGYDRRFGITYVDYKNQKRIPKSSYHWYAECIRQNRVV; encoded by the coding sequence ATGGTTAGCTATCAATTTCCAGATGACTTTGAATGGGGAACTGCAACTTCTGCGTATCAGATCGAAGGAGCCGTGAATCGAGACGGGCGCAAACCGAGCGTTTGGGATACATTCAGCGCAAAGAGAGGAAGTACGCTTGGGGGAGACACTGGCGCGATCGCTTGCGAACATTACGATCGCTACAAAGATGACATCAAATTGATGGCGGAATTGGGCGTGAAACACTACCGTTTCAGCATTTCCTGGTGTCGAATTGTTCCAGACGGACGGGGAGCCGTGAATGAAGCAGGAATCGATTTCTACTGTCGATTAGTCGATTGCTTGCTTGATCACGGAATTACACCTTGGGCGACGTTGTTTCATTGGGATAGTCCGCAGGCGTTGGAAGATCGATATGGGTCTTGGCGCAGTCGGGAAATGGCAAAGGATTTTGCGGACTATGTGAGTGTCGTTGTGTCTCGATTGGGCGATCGCGTTACGAACTGGATGACGCTCAACGAAATCACCTGCTTTACGCACATGGGCTACGACGTGTTAGAAAAGCCGAAACACGCTCCAGGAAAGCGGGTTGGCTCTCGAAAAGAAGTTTGGCAGACTTCACATCATGCGTTACTAGCTCATGGGTTAGCGTGTCAGGCAATTCGATCGAACTCGGTAAAATCCTCGATCGGCTTAGTCGATAACTTTGGTGTCACTGTTCCGATTAATGAATCTCCTGAGAATATCGAAGCAGCAAAGAAAGCGTTCCAATATCACTGTCAGAATGGCGGAATTATCTATCCAGCGTTGACAGGTTCATATAATCCAGCATTTCTAGAACAGTTGAAAAATGATATTCCGGAGATTCAACAAGGCGATCTCGAAACCATTCATCAACCTTTAGATTTTGTGGGGTTAAACATTTACACCGGAACTTACATCAGAGCAGCGGACAATTGGCAGGGCTGTGAATGGATTGATTTTCCATCCCGTTATCCAGGTTTAAATATGCCGTGGTTGCAACTGGTTCCAGAGTCGTTGTACTGGGGAATTCGGCACGTTAGCGAAACGTTGAACCGTCCGGATTTGAAGATTTACATTACTGAAAATGGGTGTGCTGCTCAGGATCAATTGAAATCGTCTGGGGAAGTGTTGGATCTCGATCGCATTCTTTACTTACGTCAGCACCTTCAAGGCGTTCATCGAGCAGTATCAGAGGGTTATCCGATCAAAGGTTACTTTGTATGGAGTTTTCTGGATAACTTTGAATGGGCTTGGGGATACGATCGACGATTTGGCATCACGTATGTCGATTACAAAAATCAGAAGCGCATCCCGAAATCGAGTTATCACTGGTACGCTGAGTGTATTCGCCAAAATCGCGTCGTATGA
- a CDS encoding PhoH family protein, with protein sequence MVETFTLPLPSPESAIALSGVQEDNLKTIARQTGATLVLRGQDLVITGTPNQIELIKRLIGALESSWSKGQAISSVDILTARHALDTQQEGELETIQQDVLGRTRRGEAVRAKTFRQRQYIQAVRTHDLTFCIGPAGTGKTYLAAVLAIQALLSNQYERLILTRPAVEAGERLGFLPGDLQQKIDPYLRPLYDALYEFVEPEKISGLMERGIIEVAPIAYMRGRTLNNAFVIIDEAQNTTPAQMKMLLTRIGFKSKMVVTGDLTQTDLPMHQESGLAMAQKILKSIDTIAFCTLNKADVVRHPLVQKIVEAYEQYER encoded by the coding sequence ATGGTCGAAACATTTACGCTGCCTTTGCCGAGTCCTGAAAGCGCGATTGCTCTCTCTGGCGTTCAGGAAGATAATCTCAAAACGATCGCCCGCCAGACCGGAGCGACACTCGTGTTACGCGGGCAAGACTTGGTGATTACTGGAACGCCGAATCAAATTGAGCTAATTAAGCGGTTGATCGGTGCGCTGGAATCTTCCTGGAGTAAAGGGCAGGCGATTTCGAGCGTGGATATTCTCACAGCGCGTCATGCACTCGATACGCAGCAAGAAGGTGAATTAGAGACGATTCAGCAGGATGTGTTGGGACGGACGCGGCGTGGGGAAGCGGTTCGGGCGAAAACGTTTCGACAGCGGCAATATATTCAAGCAGTGAGAACGCACGATTTAACGTTCTGTATTGGTCCGGCGGGAACGGGTAAGACTTATTTAGCGGCAGTTTTAGCGATTCAAGCACTGTTATCGAATCAGTATGAGCGCTTAATTTTGACTCGTCCGGCTGTGGAAGCAGGGGAAAGACTCGGATTCTTACCGGGAGATTTGCAGCAGAAGATTGATCCTTATCTGCGTCCGCTTTATGATGCGCTTTACGAATTTGTCGAGCCTGAGAAAATTAGCGGATTGATGGAACGTGGAATCATTGAAGTAGCCCCGATCGCTTATATGCGAGGACGAACTTTAAACAATGCGTTTGTGATTATCGATGAAGCGCAAAATACAACGCCTGCACAAATGAAAATGTTACTGACTCGGATTGGGTTTAAATCCAAAATGGTCGTAACGGGAGATTTGACGCAGACAGATTTACCGATGCACCAGGAATCAGGATTAGCAATGGCGCAGAAGATTTTGAAATCGATCGATACGATCGCATTTTGCACCTTGAACAAAGCTGATGTGGTGCGTCATCCACTCGTGCAGAAAATTGTAGAAGCTTATGAACAGTATGAACGCTGA
- a CDS encoding Uma2 family endonuclease: protein MSQTKSGVRWTIQDIEAMPDNEWIRYEIIDGELFVTRSPHCQHQKVTGRIFAVLDRWSTEHDRGEAFIMPGLIFSDADNVSPDVVWISRDRYAQIVDEAGHFQGAPELVAEVLSPGKANEDRDRSAKLKLYSTQGVQEYWIVDRITQRLEVYRRENAQLVLVATLLPGDTLTSPLLPEFACEVAQLFR from the coding sequence ATGAGCCAAACGAAAAGCGGCGTTCGTTGGACGATTCAAGACATCGAAGCCATGCCCGATAACGAATGGATTCGATACGAAATCATCGACGGAGAACTGTTCGTGACGCGATCGCCCCACTGCCAACACCAAAAAGTCACAGGAAGAATCTTCGCAGTGCTCGATCGCTGGTCTACCGAACACGATCGAGGTGAGGCGTTCATTATGCCAGGTCTAATCTTCTCGGATGCCGACAATGTTTCTCCGGATGTTGTCTGGATAAGCCGCGATCGCTATGCTCAAATCGTGGACGAAGCCGGACATTTCCAAGGTGCACCAGAATTAGTCGCCGAAGTCCTTTCACCGGGAAAAGCCAACGAAGATCGCGATCGTTCTGCCAAACTCAAACTTTATTCCACTCAGGGCGTACAAGAATATTGGATTGTCGATCGCATCACTCAACGCCTCGAAGTCTATCGCCGCGAAAACGCCCAACTCGTTTTAGTTGCAACCTTATTACCCGGAGACACTCTTACTTCGCCACTCCTACCCGAATTCGCTTGTGAAGTGGCTCAATTGTTCCGTTAA
- a CDS encoding KH domain-containing protein — MKSATPDYAGLIRFLVQPFLETPDALRVDCEVLANGSRIWIRMAFEGTDKGRVFGRGGRNVQAIRSAIEGVAASVGQTVSLDIYGSGQNRDNDEDRPPRTTRSSPRPDAPKRPTKN; from the coding sequence GTGAAATCTGCAACTCCTGATTATGCCGGACTGATCCGGTTTCTCGTTCAACCCTTTTTAGAAACGCCTGATGCGCTGCGGGTCGATTGTGAAGTGTTAGCCAATGGATCGCGCATTTGGATACGGATGGCGTTTGAAGGGACGGATAAAGGGCGCGTGTTTGGGCGCGGTGGTCGGAATGTTCAGGCGATTCGGAGCGCGATCGAGGGAGTCGCGGCATCAGTCGGACAAACCGTAAGTTTGGATATTTACGGCAGTGGACAGAATCGGGATAACGACGAGGATCGTCCGCCTCGTACTACTCGCTCTTCACCTCGCCCAGATGCTCCGAAGCGACCGACGAAAAATTAG
- the rpsP gene encoding 30S ribosomal protein S16, producing MLKLRLKRFGKKREASYRIVVAQSTSRRDGRPLAEVGFYNPRSDEVRLDVPVILDWLKKGAQPTETVRDILFKNNVLEQLKSESV from the coding sequence ATGCTCAAATTGAGATTAAAGCGCTTCGGTAAAAAACGCGAAGCTAGTTATCGGATTGTGGTCGCTCAAAGCACGTCTCGTCGCGATGGTCGTCCGTTGGCAGAAGTCGGATTTTATAATCCGCGATCGGATGAAGTCAGGCTCGATGTGCCTGTGATTCTCGATTGGTTAAAGAAAGGCGCACAGCCGACCGAGACCGTTCGTGATATTCTCTTCAAGAACAACGTGCTTGAGCAATTGAAATCTGAATCTGTCTAA
- a CDS encoding S-layer family protein: MSRAAFWLMGWMSQSLMLTSIVQAQSVVPDQSLNTQVQMSSDGRNFTITNGTATGQNLFHSFREFSIPTGGSATFDLINTSTVSRIFSRVTGGTLSNLDGTLRTINSANPVSLFLLNPNGILFGANARLEVSGSFIATSSDRILFADGSTFSAVNPDQSPLLTISAPIGLQFGQNPGAIRVQGSGHTIQINSILAPVFPSTPAGLTLPSQQTLALIGGEVALEGGVLTAPQGRIEIGAVDRFTTVGLAQTSSGWRFNYTPDTVFRDIRLSRRSLLDASGFGSDGIQIQGRQLSFQDGSFAFIGNTGLQAASPIQVTASESIVFEGADPSDRTVTSGLWSQTIGQGAGSEIVVFAPRLTMVERSRIVSTTFSPATTGAVRLTAPESILVDGSSSEVSLVRGGVYISSFRSGQAGSLEVTTPTFTLLNGGQLFSSTFGTGNTGNVLINAADVRLQGFNFDTDENSNIGISALNAGNSGKLVINADRVSVFDGASILGSTLAAGRAGSVTVNATESVLVSGAVVGREFLIPSNIGSSGNLVPTSLRRFLGLPSIPSGDAGRVVINTPLLRVTDGASVQVRNQGSGNGGMIEINADRIRLENQGKILADTASGEGGEILLRSTVLSLQNNSAITTTAGGTSKGGNIEIDSTFVIQRGNSDITANASRGRGGMIEISTQGLLGGAFRTRQTSDNDITASSDIVGLNGNVTISSPNVNPNADLIELPSNLIDSNQQMAQGCSSASNSQFIVTGRGGIPENPTDQLMWSRVWVDLRSVPSSTSAIAPVQEPSLIEATGWKRDREGKVILTANHSSRVLHPNVTCAGLQSGH; this comes from the coding sequence ATGTCTCGTGCCGCATTCTGGTTAATGGGTTGGATGAGTCAGTCACTGATGTTGACCTCGATCGTGCAGGCTCAATCTGTCGTACCTGATCAATCGCTCAATACTCAAGTTCAGATGAGTTCTGATGGTCGAAATTTTACAATCACCAATGGAACCGCAACCGGACAGAACTTGTTCCACAGTTTCCGCGAATTCTCGATTCCTACAGGTGGTTCAGCAACCTTCGATTTGATCAATACTTCCACTGTTTCGAGAATCTTCAGTCGAGTCACAGGCGGAACGCTCTCAAACCTTGATGGAACCCTTCGCACCATCAATTCAGCCAACCCAGTTAGCCTCTTTTTACTCAATCCTAATGGCATTCTTTTTGGCGCAAACGCTCGATTAGAAGTTAGCGGATCATTCATTGCAACCAGTAGCGATCGCATTCTTTTTGCAGATGGCTCAACCTTTAGTGCGGTCAATCCTGATCAGTCTCCATTGTTAACCATCAGTGCTCCGATTGGATTGCAGTTCGGGCAGAACCCCGGAGCGATTCGGGTGCAAGGGAGCGGACACACGATTCAAATCAATTCCATTCTTGCGCCAGTTTTTCCAAGCACTCCAGCAGGTTTAACGCTGCCGTCTCAACAAACCCTAGCGTTAATCGGTGGAGAAGTAGCGTTAGAAGGTGGAGTGCTGACGGCTCCTCAAGGACGCATTGAAATCGGCGCGGTTGATCGATTCACCACAGTCGGGCTTGCTCAAACTTCCAGCGGTTGGCGATTCAATTACACGCCCGATACCGTGTTTCGAGACATTCGGCTTTCTCGTCGATCGCTTTTGGATGCAAGCGGATTTGGCAGTGATGGCATTCAGATTCAAGGGCGACAACTTTCGTTTCAAGATGGCTCTTTTGCTTTTATCGGAAACACGGGACTGCAAGCCGCATCACCGATTCAAGTCACGGCGAGCGAATCGATCGTTTTCGAAGGTGCAGATCCGAGTGATCGAACGGTGACGAGTGGACTTTGGAGCCAGACGATCGGACAGGGAGCAGGGTCTGAAATTGTCGTGTTCGCGCCTCGGCTCACAATGGTAGAACGATCGAGAATTGTCAGCACCACCTTTAGTCCTGCAACGACTGGCGCGGTGCGACTGACTGCACCTGAATCCATCCTCGTCGATGGAAGTAGCTCAGAGGTGTCGCTGGTGCGGGGTGGCGTTTATATCTCTTCGTTTCGCTCCGGACAAGCAGGTTCACTCGAAGTCACGACTCCAACCTTCACGCTGCTCAATGGCGGACAACTTTTTAGCAGCACTTTCGGCACTGGCAATACTGGCAATGTCTTGATCAATGCTGCTGATGTTCGATTGCAAGGGTTCAACTTTGACACGGATGAAAATAGTAATATTGGCATTTCTGCGCTGAATGCTGGAAATTCAGGCAAGCTTGTGATCAATGCCGATCGCGTTTCGGTGTTCGATGGAGCCTCGATCCTCGGTTCAACCTTGGCAGCAGGACGAGCCGGAAGCGTCACGGTGAATGCCACCGAATCGGTTTTAGTCAGCGGTGCCGTGGTAGGACGAGAATTTCTCATTCCCAGCAATATTGGATCATCTGGCAACCTAGTGCCAACTTCACTCCGGCGGTTCTTAGGCTTGCCTTCAATTCCGAGCGGAGATGCCGGAAGAGTCGTCATCAATACGCCATTGCTTCGAGTGACCGACGGTGCATCAGTTCAAGTTCGCAATCAGGGCAGCGGCAACGGGGGGATGATCGAGATTAACGCAGACCGGATTCGACTGGAGAATCAAGGCAAGATTTTAGCGGATACGGCTTCGGGTGAAGGGGGTGAAATTTTGCTGCGATCGACGGTTCTTTCACTGCAAAACAATAGCGCTATCACAACCACCGCAGGCGGAACTAGCAAAGGTGGCAACATTGAGATTGATTCTACTTTTGTGATTCAGCGGGGAAATAGTGACATTACTGCGAATGCGAGTCGTGGACGGGGTGGAATGATCGAGATTTCAACGCAAGGATTGCTGGGTGGAGCCTTTCGCACTCGTCAAACTTCAGACAATGACATTACTGCGAGTTCAGATATCGTTGGATTGAATGGGAATGTTACTATCTCTTCGCCGAATGTCAATCCGAATGCAGACTTGATTGAGTTACCCAGCAATCTGATTGATTCTAATCAGCAGATGGCTCAGGGCTGTAGCTCCGCATCGAATAGTCAGTTTATTGTGACAGGTCGCGGGGGCATTCCTGAGAATCCGACTGATCAACTGATGTGGAGTCGCGTTTGGGTGGATTTGCGATCGGTGCCATCCTCGACTTCTGCGATCGCACCTGTACAAGAGCCTTCTCTGATCGAAGCGACCGGATGGAAACGCGATCGTGAAGGCAAGGTGATTTTAACTGCAAATCATTCCAGCCGTGTATTGCATCCAAATGTCACGTGTGCCGGGTTGCAGAGCGGTCATTAA